The following are from one region of the Anaeropeptidivorans aminofermentans genome:
- a CDS encoding ABC transporter ATP-binding protein: MKSISKYFGDFCALNKVDLKIEKGTIHALLGENGAGKSTLMNILYGLYNADEGQIYINGEHVNIKTPSVAIALGIGMVHQHFMLIEPLTVWQNIILGAEVTKGFGFIDMDKAKKEIQEIADKYEFLIDLDAKIEDISVGMQQRVEILKILYRGADILIFDEPTAVLTPQEILELIQIMRNLTKDGKTVIIITHKLQEIRASSDLCTIIRRGKYIDTVKVSETDELSLAAMMVGREVNLHIEKEEAAPGETIFSIENLTVSDYRNIDKVKDLNLQVRKGEILGIAGIDGNGQKELVDAITCLTKAKSGKIRINGNEIQNTTPRNVIDKKVCTIHEDRHRRGLILDFSVELNSVTETYFKEPYSKNGLLHFENIGNHAKDLIKKFDVRPENCEKLLSRALSGGNQQKLIIAREVSENPDLLIAVQPTRGLDVGAIEFVHKALVQQRDDGKAVLLISFELDEIMDLSDRIAVIYDGSIVDIFENDGSVDENKLGLLMAGGK; encoded by the coding sequence ATGAAATCCATATCCAAATATTTTGGTGATTTCTGTGCCCTTAATAAAGTAGACCTTAAAATCGAAAAAGGCACGATTCACGCTTTGCTGGGGGAAAACGGCGCAGGAAAATCCACCCTTATGAACATACTTTACGGCCTTTATAATGCCGATGAAGGCCAGATTTATATTAATGGAGAGCATGTTAATATAAAGACCCCGTCTGTCGCCATAGCCTTAGGTATCGGTATGGTTCACCAGCATTTTATGCTGATAGAGCCTCTTACCGTATGGCAGAACATTATTCTCGGAGCGGAAGTTACAAAGGGCTTCGGCTTTATAGACATGGACAAGGCTAAAAAAGAAATTCAGGAAATTGCCGACAAATATGAATTTCTCATAGACCTTGACGCTAAAATTGAAGATATTTCCGTAGGGATGCAGCAGAGAGTAGAAATTCTTAAAATACTCTACAGAGGCGCTGACATCCTTATTTTCGACGAGCCTACGGCAGTACTTACTCCTCAGGAAATTCTGGAGCTTATACAAATTATGAGAAACTTAACAAAAGACGGGAAGACCGTAATCATCATTACTCATAAGCTTCAGGAAATCAGGGCTTCTTCGGACCTTTGCACCATCATAAGAAGAGGAAAATACATCGATACCGTTAAGGTTTCGGAAACGGACGAGCTTTCCCTTGCTGCCATGATGGTAGGCCGTGAGGTGAATCTTCACATAGAAAAGGAAGAAGCCGCGCCGGGAGAAACGATATTTTCCATAGAAAATCTTACGGTTTCCGATTATAGAAATATAGATAAGGTAAAAGACCTTAACCTTCAGGTAAGAAAAGGCGAAATATTAGGCATTGCAGGCATTGACGGAAACGGCCAGAAGGAGCTTGTAGACGCCATAACCTGCCTTACCAAGGCAAAATCAGGAAAAATCAGGATAAACGGAAACGAAATACAAAATACAACCCCTAGAAACGTCATAGACAAAAAGGTATGCACCATCCACGAGGACAGGCATCGAAGAGGCCTTATTCTGGATTTTTCCGTGGAGCTTAATTCCGTTACGGAAACTTATTTTAAAGAACCTTATTCTAAAAACGGCCTTCTCCACTTTGAAAATATCGGAAATCACGCAAAAGACCTTATAAAGAAATTTGACGTAAGGCCGGAAAACTGCGAAAAGCTCCTTTCAAGGGCTTTATCTGGGGGAAATCAGCAAAAGCTGATTATCGCAAGAGAGGTTTCCGAAAACCCCGACCTTTTGATTGCCGTTCAGCCTACAAGAGGGCTTGACGTAGGGGCCATCGAATTCGTTCACAAAGCTCTCGTTCAGCAAAGAGATGACGGCAAGGCCGTTCTTTTAATCTCCTTCGAGCTTGATGAAATCATGGACCTTTCCGACAGAATAGCCGTTATATATGACGGAAGCATCGTAGATATTTTTGAAAACGACGGCTCTGTAGACGAAAACAAGCTGGGACTCTTAATGGCGGGAGGTAAGTAA
- a CDS encoding cupin domain-containing protein, with amino-acid sequence MYFNNPFNKKIKGQNNKNYSTAQLPYILDYGPEPFAVNLQRAVLGNTNFRTTLWTGNNLQITLMNIEPWDDIGVEMHPDHDQFLYIEDGMCIVRMGNSSEVFDFQATLYKNYAVVIPAGIWHNIYNIEGTPIKLFSIYAPPAHPYGTIHETKEDAEEEETHY; translated from the coding sequence ATGTATTTCAATAATCCGTTTAATAAAAAAATAAAAGGCCAAAACAATAAAAATTACTCTACTGCTCAGCTTCCTTATATATTGGATTATGGCCCGGAGCCTTTTGCAGTCAATCTGCAAAGAGCTGTTCTTGGAAACACCAACTTCCGAACTACCTTATGGACAGGTAACAATTTACAGATCACCTTAATGAACATAGAGCCTTGGGACGATATCGGCGTTGAGATGCACCCGGACCATGACCAATTTTTGTATATTGAGGACGGAATGTGCATTGTAAGAATGGGAAACTCAAGTGAGGTTTTTGATTTTCAGGCGACATTATACAAAAACTATGCGGTAGTGATACCGGCAGGCATATGGCATAATATATATAATATAGAGGGTACCCCCATTAAACTTTTCTCTATTTACGCTCCGCCGGCCCACCCCTATGGCACTATCCACGAAACAAAAGAAGATGCGGAAGAAGAAGAGACCCATTACTAA
- a CDS encoding YggS family pyridoxal phosphate-dependent enzyme produces MIKENLNKVLENIEKAAKVSGRSPEDITLIGVSKTIAPENIQTLVDLGVKNLGENKVQELVSKMPVIKGDVKWHLIGSLQSNKIKYIAGQVFLIHSVDSIKLAENINKEAKKRDITIDILVEINIGNEETKHGFFLEEAEKAIEKISLLSNISIKGLMCIAPFKEDPEENRPLFRAMKALYDKYAKESPHSIHMEYLSMGMTNDYEIAIEEGSNMVRIGTGLFGKRVYQE; encoded by the coding sequence ATGATAAAGGAAAATCTTAACAAGGTACTTGAAAATATAGAAAAAGCGGCAAAAGTCTCCGGCAGAAGCCCCGAAGATATTACATTAATAGGTGTTTCTAAAACCATAGCCCCTGAAAATATACAGACCCTTGTGGATTTAGGCGTAAAAAACCTGGGGGAAAATAAGGTTCAAGAGCTTGTATCAAAAATGCCAGTAATAAAAGGCGATGTAAAATGGCATTTAATCGGAAGTCTTCAATCGAATAAAATTAAATACATTGCCGGGCAGGTTTTCCTTATCCATTCAGTAGACAGTATAAAGCTTGCGGAAAACATCAATAAAGAGGCTAAGAAAAGGGATATCACCATTGATATCCTTGTGGAAATAAATATAGGAAACGAGGAAACTAAACACGGCTTTTTCTTGGAAGAAGCGGAAAAAGCCATAGAAAAGATTTCTCTTTTATCTAATATATCCATTAAAGGACTTATGTGCATAGCCCCTTTTAAAGAAGATCCTGAGGAAAACAGACCTCTTTTCCGTGCAATGAAAGCGCTTTACGACAAATATGCAAAAGAAAGCCCTCACTCTATCCATATGGAGTACCTCTCCATGGGAATGACAAACGATTATGAAATAGCCATTGAAGAAGGCTCTAATATGGTCCGTATAGGGACCGGGCTTTTCGGAAAAAGAGTATATCAGGAATAA
- a CDS encoding peroxisomal biogenesis factor 3, with amino-acid sequence MTLGDIILLLVLIVGAVVGILYFLNKWAYKKMGEQQEIIERTRQTVTLFIIDKKRDKVQNANLPKSVIEQMPKYSKFLKMYLVKAKIGPQILTLICDKKVFNALPVKKTVKVDLAGIYITEMKGMKTDEELKALKKAKKEKEKAAKKADKNKA; translated from the coding sequence TTGACATTAGGCGACATAATTCTTTTATTGGTATTAATCGTCGGTGCGGTAGTAGGCATATTGTATTTTCTTAATAAATGGGCCTATAAAAAAATGGGCGAACAGCAGGAAATAATCGAAAGAACGAGGCAGACCGTAACTCTTTTTATTATTGACAAAAAAAGAGATAAGGTCCAAAATGCAAATCTTCCAAAATCCGTAATAGAACAAATGCCTAAATACTCAAAATTTTTAAAAATGTATCTCGTTAAGGCCAAAATCGGTCCTCAGATACTCACCTTAATATGCGACAAAAAGGTTTTTAACGCCTTGCCTGTTAAAAAAACAGTAAAAGTGGATTTAGCCGGTATCTATATTACTGAAATGAAAGGCATGAAAACAGACGAGGAATTAAAGGCCTTAAAGAAAGCAAAAAAGGAAAAAGAGAAAGCCGCTAAAAAAGCTGATAAAAACAAGGCATAA
- the pdaA gene encoding delta-lactam-biosynthetic de-N-acetylase, with protein MKLIGYKPIMIICAAAILFAGCEEAAEKPVSDNSETVFLQEPKASEQAEIKKVLEAPVTPSPEPTPEPSSELPEKAEEEPAEEVPSEMPSETPSEAPVMPDIASAEIQKIIVEAPQDVSYPELNFGSPYLPDGSLSNDKKGWYFGRNTTHTPPTAQGDFDIRQFDGYYLGDVSQKVVYLTFDEGYENGYTEKILDVLKEKGVTAAFFVTKPYIIANPDLIQRMVDEGHIVGNHSVRHKSCPDLTDEELMAELNNTAAAFKELTGVDMPNYFRPPMGEYSARTLKITQDLGYKSIFWSFAYKDWETDKQPGIRAAYETVMNDLHNGSIILLHAVSQSNTEAMPFIIDSIRESGYTFKSLDELPEYEKQND; from the coding sequence ATGAAACTTATAGGATACAAGCCTATTATGATTATATGTGCCGCAGCAATATTATTTGCAGGCTGTGAAGAGGCCGCTGAAAAGCCCGTTTCAGATAATTCCGAAACAGTGTTTCTTCAAGAGCCTAAGGCTTCTGAACAGGCAGAAATAAAAAAGGTGCTTGAAGCCCCTGTAACGCCTTCTCCTGAACCGACCCCCGAGCCTTCTTCTGAACTTCCCGAGAAGGCGGAAGAAGAGCCTGCGGAAGAAGTACCCTCTGAAATGCCTTCCGAAACCCCCTCAGAAGCTCCGGTGATGCCGGATATAGCTTCTGCAGAAATTCAAAAAATTATAGTCGAAGCCCCTCAAGATGTGTCTTATCCGGAGCTTAATTTCGGTTCCCCTTATTTGCCGGACGGAAGCCTGAGCAATGATAAAAAAGGCTGGTATTTCGGCAGAAACACGACCCATACGCCGCCTACAGCCCAAGGGGATTTTGATATACGCCAGTTTGACGGATATTATCTTGGTGATGTTTCTCAAAAGGTGGTTTATCTTACCTTTGATGAAGGCTATGAAAACGGATATACGGAAAAAATCCTTGACGTATTAAAGGAAAAGGGCGTAACTGCTGCGTTCTTTGTGACAAAACCCTATATAATAGCAAACCCCGACCTTATTCAAAGAATGGTTGACGAAGGCCATATCGTGGGCAATCATTCGGTAAGGCATAAATCCTGCCCAGATCTTACAGATGAGGAGCTTATGGCCGAATTAAACAATACTGCCGCCGCCTTTAAAGAGCTTACAGGTGTAGATATGCCGAATTATTTCCGTCCGCCTATGGGAGAATACAGTGCAAGGACTCTTAAAATAACTCAGGATTTGGGATATAAATCCATATTCTGGTCCTTTGCCTATAAAGACTGGGAAACAGACAAGCAGCCGGGCATAAGAGCTGCTTATGAAACGGTTATGAATGATTTGCATAATGGCTCAATCATTCTTCTTCATGCCGTAAGCCAGTCTAATACAGAGGCAATGCCTTTTATTATAGACTCCATAAGAGAAAGCGGATATACCTTTAAAAGCCTTGACGAGCTTCCAGAATATGAAAAGCAAAATGACTGA
- a CDS encoding glucose-6-phosphate isomerase codes for MEGLRIKLDYNNVMKEFTGEHGLIQENFENLSEKIEKAKKLIEEKRKKGMLEWMELPYSQRETAKEIIQYAEEKRKETEAFIILGIGGSALGPMAVQQALNHPYYNELPREKRGGFPRLYIADNIDPERLTGLFDIIEPSKCIFNVISKSGSTSETMSQFMIIREIIRKAIGDEKLKDHIVFTTSGEKGSLIKIAEEEGYRAFLIPEGVGGRFSQLSPVGLLPAAFCGIDIMELLQGAAFMDTVCKNQNEFENPAYMYAIISYLVMAQGKNISVLMPYSDQLKYIADWYVQLWAESLGKRLDNDGKQVNLGPTPLKALGVTDQHSQLQLFVEGPFDKLITFMAVKNHQKDLIIPKIYEDIPSLGFLGGKSCSSFINTQKTATEYALTKAGRINMTIELPEVSPFTIGQVLFFFEVAVSFMGELMNIDAFNQPGVEESKNASYAMFGRPGYEEKKKELDAKPHKKEEYIL; via the coding sequence ATGGAAGGTTTGAGAATAAAGCTGGATTATAACAATGTAATGAAGGAATTTACGGGAGAACACGGGCTTATACAAGAGAATTTTGAGAACTTATCAGAAAAAATAGAAAAAGCGAAAAAACTGATAGAGGAAAAAAGAAAAAAAGGAATGCTTGAGTGGATGGAACTTCCCTATAGCCAAAGGGAAACGGCAAAGGAAATCATTCAATACGCCGAAGAAAAAAGGAAAGAAACAGAGGCCTTCATTATTCTTGGCATAGGGGGCTCGGCTCTTGGGCCTATGGCGGTTCAGCAGGCACTGAACCACCCCTATTACAACGAGCTTCCCAGAGAAAAAAGAGGCGGATTTCCAAGGCTTTACATAGCGGATAATATCGACCCTGAAAGGCTTACAGGGCTTTTTGACATTATAGAGCCGTCAAAATGCATATTTAATGTGATTTCAAAATCCGGAAGCACTTCTGAAACCATGAGCCAATTTATGATTATCAGAGAAATTATAAGAAAGGCCATAGGAGACGAAAAGCTAAAGGACCATATTGTTTTTACCACCAGCGGAGAAAAAGGCAGCCTTATAAAAATAGCCGAGGAAGAAGGCTATCGGGCATTTCTTATACCCGAAGGGGTGGGGGGAAGATTCTCCCAGCTAAGCCCTGTAGGGCTTTTGCCGGCCGCCTTCTGCGGAATAGATATCATGGAGCTTCTTCAGGGGGCAGCCTTTATGGATACTGTCTGCAAAAATCAGAACGAATTTGAAAACCCCGCCTATATGTATGCCATCATAAGCTATCTTGTTATGGCGCAAGGGAAAAATATTTCCGTTTTAATGCCTTATTCCGACCAGCTGAAATACATAGCCGACTGGTATGTTCAGCTTTGGGCTGAATCCCTTGGTAAAAGGCTTGATAACGATGGAAAACAGGTCAATTTAGGCCCCACGCCTTTAAAAGCCCTTGGGGTAACGGACCAGCATTCCCAGCTTCAGCTTTTTGTGGAAGGGCCTTTTGATAAGCTGATTACCTTTATGGCTGTTAAAAACCATCAAAAGGATTTAATCATTCCGAAAATTTATGAAGATATCCCAAGCCTCGGCTTTCTTGGGGGGAAATCCTGTTCAAGCTTTATAAACACGCAAAAAACTGCGACGGAATACGCCCTCACAAAAGCCGGAAGAATCAATATGACTATAGAGCTTCCCGAGGTAAGCCCCTTTACCATAGGGCAGGTGCTTTTCTTTTTTGAGGTCGCTGTAAGCTTTATGGGAGAGCTTATGAATATAGACGCCTTTAACCAGCCGGGAGTAGAGGAAAGTAAAAACGCCTCCTACGCCATGTTTGGAAGGCCCGGCTATGAAGAAAAGAAAAAAGAGCTTGATGCAAAACCCCATAAGAAGGAAGAATACATTCTATAA